In Coleofasciculus chthonoplastes PCC 7420, the genomic window GAAGACCAAGCAGAAGTTTTAGCGGGTCAGCATTATTATTGCACCAAGCAGCAGCAGAATGATAAAACCCGTCGTGTCCTAGAAAAAGCCTTTGGTGCGGATTGGGCAGAGTATTATATGACAACGGTATTGTTTGACTTGCCATCGGCGTAATTGGTCATTCGTCATTTGTCATTTGTCATTTGTCAGGGAATAGGGAATAGGGAATAGGAAACAGGAAACAGGGAACATTGGAAAATGCTCCAGCATCTTGTCTAAGCGGTGCAGTGCTATAATAGTCCGCAGGAGCGAAAACCAAGCGAACAATATTAGGGCTTGAGACCCCGTAACAAAGCTTTTAAGAGTAGCGCACCTGTAATAAGGCGGTTAGAGAAATCCAGCATACCTTAATGGCGCTGAAAATAACGGATTAAAGCAGCAAAGCTTCTCAAATTACTTCGATCAATAAAAATTAAATAGGGCAAGTTCTGTCCAAATTTAAACCTGTGGACTGGTTGAGTGCCGTCACCGCCAGAGTGAAGCAGGAAGCAATTCGGATAATGTCTAACAAGATCCAATCTTGTCTAGCTTTGTCCAAGTGTTGTAGAACGGCATAAACCAGGGATGGATGAAGGACTATTGTCAAAACCGATAACTCGTTGGGCGATCGCGCTAGCTGTGGGCGGAACTCTGGCGACTGGAGTGGCGGCGGTTTACAGCCTAAATCGGACTCAACTGCGTCCAACTCAATCACATTCACAGCCGACGGCGACACCTGCAATCGAAGCGGTAACTGCCTTAGGACGCTTGGAACCCGCTGGCGAAGTGATCACAATATCCGCTCCCACATCACTGGAGGGCGCTAGTGTAGTGAAATCATTACTGGTTTCGGAAGGCGATCGCGTGCGGGAAAATCAAGTGATTGCGATTATGGATAACCGCGATCGCTTGCAAGCGTCTGTCGATCTGGCTAAAAAACAAGTTGAAATTGCTCAAGCGAATCTGGAACGAGTGAAAGCAGGTGCTAAAGCGGGTGCAATTCAAGCCCAAAAGGAAACCATTAATCGCCTGGATAAAGAATTAGAGGGAGAAACAAAAGCCCAACAGAGCAAAATTAATCGCTTAGAAACTGAACTGAGAGAAACCACCAAAGCTCAAGAAGCCACGATTCAAGCCCAACAAGCCACCGTTAAAGGTCAAGAAGCTACGATTAGACGACTCGAGGCAGAAAAACGCAACGCTGATAACGACTTTACCCGCTATCAGCAGTTAGCCGAAGATGGAGCTATTTCTACCTCAGAATTAGAAAGCCGCCGTTTGAGGGTGGAAACAGCCCTAGAACGCCTGAGTGAGGCACAAGAAAACCTCAGTCAACAACAGGCGCATCTAATTCAAGCCGAAGCAAACAAAGCCCAAACCATCGCTAATCTTAACGAACAGCTAGAAGAAGCCAGAGTCAACCGCAATAAAACAATCGCCATTCTAGAAGCTCGGATTAAAGAAGAAGAAGCCCGCCTAGAAGAAATCCAAGAAATTCGTCCGGTTGATATTAAACAAGCCGAAGCTGAAGTGGAAAGTACACTAGCAGCCGTTGAACAAGCCCAAGCTGATTTAGATTCATTAGCTTACGTGCGGGCTTCAGAAGATGGTCGAATTTTAGAGATTAATACCCGGGCTGGAGAAACTATTAAAGAAGGGGAAGGAATTGTTGAACTGGGAAAAACAGACGAGATGATAGTGGTTGCTGAAGTCTACGAAAGCGATATTAGCCAAGTACGTCTCGGACAACGTGTTGCTATCCGTAGTGAAGGCAAAGCATTTGAGGAAAAACTTCAAGGGAATGTCAGCAAAATTGGACTACAAATTGGCAAAAAAGATATTCTGGATACCGATCCGGCTGCTGATGTTGATGCCAGAGTCGTGGAAGTGAATATTCGTCTACGTCCAGAAGATAACCAAAAAGTTGCTGGCTTAACTAATTCAAAAGTTATCGTAGAAATATTCCTAGAATCATAGTCGAATTAGTTCAAAACTTAGTCGGGGCGGGTTTATTTGCATTTGGGTCATGTCAGAAAAGATAGTAGTGAAACCCGCCCCTACACAAAACTTAAAGCTTAAATGAAAATTCCTCTTGCTTGGTTACAATTGAGTCGCGAAAAAATCCGATTATTGGTCGCGATCGCAGGAATTGGCTTTGCTGATATTTTAATGTTTATGCAGCTTGGTTTCCGCGATGCCTTGTTTGAAAGTAATGTAACTCTACATAACAAGTTAAAAGGTGACATTTTTCTGATTAGCCCTCAATCCACTGCAACTATCGCCATGAAAAGCTTTCCCCAGCGGCGATTATATCAAGCTTTAGGTTTTGAGGGCGTTCAGTCTATTAGTCCACTCTATATGGATTTTGGCTTATGGAAAAATCCGCAAACTCGAGCAACTCGCGCCATTATGGTTTTGGGATTTAATCCAGCTAATCCAGTCTTAGAACTACCTGATGTTAACCAAAATTTGAATAAGATAAAAATAGAAAATGGGGTTTTATTCGATGATACTTCTAGACCCGAATATGGTTCAATTGCTCAACTCTTTCGTCAAAACGAAGAGGTAACGACAGAAGTAGAAGAACGTCGCATTCGGGTGGTAGGATTATTTAGTCTAGGCGCTTCTTTTGCTGCAGATGGAAATATTGTTACAAGTGATATTAATTTTTTGCGGATTTTTCCACGACGAGATAAGGGATTGATTGATATTGGTATAGTTCAATTACAACCTGGAGCAAATATTCAAAATGTTTTAACTGACATGAGACAAGAGTTTCCTGATGATGTCACAATTTTGTCCAAGCAAGAATTTATCGATTTTGAAAAAAATTACTGGCAAACCAGTACCGCGATCGGTTTTGTCTTCACTTTGGGGACAGTAATGGGGTTTGTTGTTGGTACGGTAATTGTTTATCAAATTCTTTATACCGATGTTTCCGATCATTTACCCGAATATGCCACACTCAAAGCGATGGGCTATACTCATCGTTATTTATTGATGGTGGTTTTCCAAGAAGCGCTTATTCTGGCAATTTTAGGATATATTCCGGGAATGGTAATTGCGTCTGGATTATATGGTTTAACCAAAGCCGCAACTCGTTTACCGATGACAATCACCTTGACTAAAACGATAACGATTCTAATTTTGACAATTATTATGTGTTGTGTATCGGGGGCGATTGCTGTGCGGAAACTGAAAGCTGCCGATCCTGCTGATATTTTTTAGAGGCTGAATAAGGGAGAAAAGAGATGGTATAAGATAGCAAGTGGAGAAGGGCGGGTTTTGTTTTTACGTTATTGGTGGAGAAGGGCGGGTTTTGTTTTTCCATTATTGGTGGAGAAGGGCGGGTTTTGTTTTTCCATTATTGGTGGAGAAGGGCGGGTTTTGTTTTTCCATTATTGGTGGAGAAGGGCGGGTTTTGTTTTTCCATTATTGGTGGATAGCTAAATTTAGCCCCTAAACCCGCCCCTACAATTGTCCCTAAACCCGCCCCTACAATTGTCCCTAAACCCGCCCCTACAATTGTCCCTAAACCCGCCCCTACAATTGTCCCTAAACCCGCCCCTACAATTGTCCCTAAACCCGCCCCTACAATTGTCCCTAAACCCGCCTTTAAACCCTTGCTGTTCCCTGTTCCCTGTTCCCTAATCTCAACCGTTAACTTTAATTATGTCCACCATTTATGACTTATCACGTATTACGTAAATCTCCTGTTGTCTCGATTAAAAATCTAAACCATTACTTTGGTAAAGGTTCTCTACGTAAACAAATTCTCTTTGATATCAACCTAGAACTATTACCGGGAGAAATTGTCTTGGTGACAGGTCCTTCGGGTTCAGGGAAGACAACCTTATTAACCCTAATTGGGGGCTTACGTTCACCCCAATCCGGTTGTGTTCAGGTTTTAAGACAGGAACTTGTCGGTGCGACAGAAGAAAAACTGGTGCAAGTGCGCCGCCATATTGGTTATATCTTTCAATCTCATAATTTGCTCAAGAGTCTTACGGCGTGCCAAAACGTGCAAATGTCTCTGGAACTTCACCCGGATATTTCTCCCGTCGAGGCGGTAGCGAAATCAACAGCACTATTAACCACAGTCGGTTTAGCCAATCATCTTAATCACTATCCCGATAACCTTTCTGGCGGACAAAAACAGCGAGTTGCGATCGCGCGGGCATTGGTGAGTCGTCCTCAGTTAGTTCTAGCCGACGAACCCACAGCAGCTTTGGATAGTCAATCTGGACGGAATGTAGTGGAATTAATGCAACAGTTAGCCAAAGAACAAGGATGCACCATTCTACTTGTCACCCACGATAACCGGATTCTAGATATTGCGGATCGGATTATTCATATCGAAGATGGACATATTCACCGAAGTAATCAGCATGTTCTTGAGCGAAGCGAAGGGTCATAAATAATACATATAAAATTGAAAAAAATGTGGCATCAGTTATTTGAGTTAAGAACAACGTTGAAGTTTGAGCAAGTTTAGCTAGGGTTTGCTGTATTAATCTCGAAGGTATACATGACAAGGGTTTTAAGCCATTTTTTTCTCCACAAGTGCAAGGTTTTTACACCATTAGTTTTCAAAATTCTGGGATTGCAAGTCTCCGCGATTACAGAATCTTACCTCAACAGGGGGTTAAAACTATTGCCTATTGCCTATTCCCTATTGCCTTTCCCAACAGCCCCTATCTAATGATTGAGAGCCAGGAAATGGGTTCAGTGCATCCGCGCCCGATTCGTCCTTAAGGTCACGTTTACTCCCTCACTCGACTGCTGAAGCACCAGTAAAGGAGTCGGTTTAGCTTTTTGATCCCAGTGAATTGAAACAATTCGTCCTTGAATCGTGGGTTGCCAACTTTCATCCTCTGGACTGAGAAACGTTTCGATACAATCAATAATCTGGCTAATCGTGGCTGAGGTGGCTTGAGTCGGTAATTTCGTCAACTTGATTTGAATCCGGAACAGCACTCGCATCGTGCGTTTACCACTGCTTTCCGTCTCGTACTTGACATCAAACAGTTCATCAACTTGCCTCCCCGTGGTACTAGCAATCCCGATCGCGCTTTGAGCCGCCTGATTGGGTCGTAGCGCTATACTGATGATTTGTTTAACCTTGATTTTGATTTGATTAACAATCGCAAAATGAAAGACCTCTTCCTCCATCCGCAATCGCAGATAGTCTAAATTGAATTCACGAGAGTGAACCAAATCCGGATTCGTTTCCATCTTGCGGATCGTATTCAGCGCCAACTTCAACTTTTTCTGGAGGTCTTTGGTTTTAAACTGCTCAAATTTCAGCCTCTTCGTCGCGGCATTCAATTGCATTTTGCCATAGACCAGTAAGCCAATAATCAGTACAAACAGTCCCATGGAGATAAACAGCCAGGGTGATCCGAAAGACTCAGTATCTGGGGGTGAAGAAGAAACAGCCGTGGGTGACGGCTGAGAAGCTTGAGCGAATAGTGATTCTCTCTTGATAATCGAACTGGACATAGTGCCTGTTGGAGAAAACGTAAGAGTTATTTCTATAATCCCTTTCAGGGAGTGCATCGACTGCAATCTCATCCTGGTTAAGTCTGCTGGGATAAACCGACAGAGATTGTCTGTCAGTGGAAAACACTGTACCGAGCAGTAAACTCTTGCTAAAGCCCCCGAGGACTCCGCGATGTATATGATCTGAATTTAGGCGGTTAATCAATGTGCCGCTTTAATTTACAGATGCACCCATACAGACTGATTGTGAATAACAGTCTGAGAAAGCAAACAACGGTGTTCGTGTTAAGTGTTATCCTTAATGACGCCAACGTGCCCGATAGCTACGGGCATCAATGTGGCATAAATTAGGAAATCGGCTATAGCGACCTAAGCCACCGGGCCACCAGGGTTCCAGAGACCAATAAACTTGATTGCCACTTAACCCTTCACAGACAAAATCTATGGCATCTCCCACCAGATGCCGACTATACTTGGCACCCCCCACGGCTCGATTAATGTGAGGGGGACGATACCAACTGGTGACGATAAAAGGTCGCCCAATGCGATCGCGTGCCCGTTGTGCCAGTTTCGCAATGCGAATCATAGCATCCACTGTAGCTTGGTTCGGGGGCATACGTGTACCTCCATGGGTGGCTTCTGCCCAGGTAAAGTTACCATCGGGAATAATTGGTGCTAATAGCTGAATATTGTAGGGTGTCCACCGTTCAGGACGTTTGGGAATGACTACAGGTGTGGGCTTGGGCGGTGCTTCTTGGGCTTGGCGACGGGCTTCATTCATCCGTTTTTGGTCGTCCAGGAGAGATTGCACCGCCTGATTTCGGGTGGGTAAATCTCGCCAAAGTTGGACTAGACGAATGAGTGATTCCCGTTGGTTGTCCTCTTCTTTATAGTCTTTGGGTATCTTGCCGACAAAGCTGATCAGTTCTCGATCCAATTCCGC contains:
- a CDS encoding HlyD family efflux transporter periplasmic adaptor subunit; amino-acid sequence: MSKPITRWAIALAVGGTLATGVAAVYSLNRTQLRPTQSHSQPTATPAIEAVTALGRLEPAGEVITISAPTSLEGASVVKSLLVSEGDRVRENQVIAIMDNRDRLQASVDLAKKQVEIAQANLERVKAGAKAGAIQAQKETINRLDKELEGETKAQQSKINRLETELRETTKAQEATIQAQQATVKGQEATIRRLEAEKRNADNDFTRYQQLAEDGAISTSELESRRLRVETALERLSEAQENLSQQQAHLIQAEANKAQTIANLNEQLEEARVNRNKTIAILEARIKEEEARLEEIQEIRPVDIKQAEAEVESTLAAVEQAQADLDSLAYVRASEDGRILEINTRAGETIKEGEGIVELGKTDEMIVVAEVYESDISQVRLGQRVAIRSEGKAFEEKLQGNVSKIGLQIGKKDILDTDPAADVDARVVEVNIRLRPEDNQKVAGLTNSKVIVEIFLES
- the devC gene encoding ABC transporter permease DevC, coding for MKIPLAWLQLSREKIRLLVAIAGIGFADILMFMQLGFRDALFESNVTLHNKLKGDIFLISPQSTATIAMKSFPQRRLYQALGFEGVQSISPLYMDFGLWKNPQTRATRAIMVLGFNPANPVLELPDVNQNLNKIKIENGVLFDDTSRPEYGSIAQLFRQNEEVTTEVEERRIRVVGLFSLGASFAADGNIVTSDINFLRIFPRRDKGLIDIGIVQLQPGANIQNVLTDMRQEFPDDVTILSKQEFIDFEKNYWQTSTAIGFVFTLGTVMGFVVGTVIVYQILYTDVSDHLPEYATLKAMGYTHRYLLMVVFQEALILAILGYIPGMVIASGLYGLTKAATRLPMTITLTKTITILILTIIMCCVSGAIAVRKLKAADPADIF
- a CDS encoding DevA family ABC transporter ATP-binding protein, giving the protein MTYHVLRKSPVVSIKNLNHYFGKGSLRKQILFDINLELLPGEIVLVTGPSGSGKTTLLTLIGGLRSPQSGCVQVLRQELVGATEEKLVQVRRHIGYIFQSHNLLKSLTACQNVQMSLELHPDISPVEAVAKSTALLTTVGLANHLNHYPDNLSGGQKQRVAIARALVSRPQLVLADEPTAALDSQSGRNVVELMQQLAKEQGCTILLVTHDNRILDIADRIIHIEDGHIHRSNQHVLERSEGS